In Topomyia yanbarensis strain Yona2022 chromosome 2, ASM3024719v1, whole genome shotgun sequence, one DNA window encodes the following:
- the LOC131680649 gene encoding uncharacterized protein LOC131680649 — MSEQNAATSADGKTGTGMITDLDVASDRASMGEGSKQIYRVSQLVQYEDWCCIKCSSMKLIKGKQKYTGTKPKLVRKNRNKEVTKKPGKPRKRKSIEEQSDVKINGKNTEYQLRAKEQVGNHSKAGSVKSTVSNSVKARLELKLRKLEAEQTILDEKRKLLDEQLSVMEELAELQSERGSKSVHEDCNSRVHDWLSKEFSEKMNISQNESESSKANELDESEETSSCEEDESGDSTDESDQDEADLELARSFCPKKRSTPKDEGNKRMSREHNSATKCKPTSCILTRNQLAARQIVSKELPIFTGNPEEWPMFLSTYENTTSMCGFRDDENMIRLRNCLKGNALTSVRSFLLHPSTVDKAMAALKLRFGQPHSIINALKEKILCIPPLKPDAIDKLIDFALAVQNLYATIGACGHKEYLRDVSLLQELVAKLPPSIRLDWARQCRNLRKVNLAAFSKWVYTLAEDACLVVGNTDKQQFHDQYGPRKGKATLNVHSELAGSSLQYEKSPKQEAPTGALDNENTASCAICRGECQSLERCQKFQNLSYDEKWAAVREFKVCRKCLKNHKGGCNYQPCGRDGCIFKHHPLLHKVLKAESPITCTPNGAQSCNTHRTQPNSNLFRYVPVVLHGKQKSVECYAFLDDGSELTLIDQEIANELELAGIPRPLCLKWTGGTERYEAESQSVDLFISGQNGKRYLMDDVRTVQELQLPRQTLDVERLQNLHPYLRGIPVQSYRDVCPRILIGVKHASVSLVRKSREGQPSQPIAIKTNVGWIVYGGSSTEQSVTLTHFTNHECSCDGNHDDALNRTMKEYFNLDSLGVTRPVKDIRSRDDEYALNLLNELTRINGQRFETGLLWRQGAIRLPDSKSMALQRFKSLEKRMERDEILSHTLNEKIANYRAKGYIRKLESEEINRVHEHVWYLPVFPVTNPNKPGKVRIVWDAAACSYGISLNSALLTGPDLLVSLISVLYKFRERRFAICGDICEMFHQIRIRREDQNFQRFLWRDDCTQKEPSVFVMQVMTFGACCSPCSAQFVKNHNAERFAKDYPEAVNAIIKSTYVDDMLCSVDTEDEAVRLAQEVYFVHKQGGFEIRNWMSNSPRVLAALNEDQWTEKSLDLTSDLATEKVLGMWWCTASDCFTFKINWHRFDENILNGSRHPTKREVLRTLMTIYDPIGLISHYLMFLKVLLQDIWRSSVGWDDAIEETHNNKWRTWLKLLPQVENLKIPRCYLPTTIAGDLIDVQLHTFVDASELGMSAVVYLRIERGARIECSLVGSKTRVAPIKYLTIPGLELQAAVIGARLADSIAGSLSIKISRRFFWSDSRNVLSWLRADHRRYSQFVAARVSEVLELTELKDWRWVPTKQNVADEGTKWQRQPSLTIDSRWFNVPTFLHLPETEWVVTPLELRVTEEELRVTVHTHIKGKDPILLAKDFSSWRRLIRVTAYVLRFINNVHRNQLTKTSSYLSGDEIKRAEEYHFRQAQKDAYPAGLFILKIEKEEQAKIRKNPRNSSIYGLNAVLDHSGLIRMKGRAGACPYLDAEAISPIILPWDHHITKLAVIDFHEKYHHQNQEAVINEVKQRFCIPRLRRLYGQIRSSCQRCKIRDANPQPPAMADLPPCRLAAYDRPFTHTGVDYFGPMEVTVGRRVEKGGVSC, encoded by the exons ATGTCTGAGCAAAATGCTGCGACTAGCGCTGATGGTAAAACTGGTACGGGAATGATCACGGATCTTGATGTAGCCTCTGATCGTGCTTCGATGGGCGAAGGCTCCAAGCAAATTTACA GAGTCTCGCAGCTGGTGCAATACGAAGATTGGTGTTGTATCAAATGCAGTTCTATGAAGCTAATAAAAGGAAAACAAAAGTATACAGGAACAAAGCCGAAGCTGGTCAGGAAAAATAGGAACAAAGAAGTAACAAAGAAGCCAGGTAAACCTCGAAAACGCAAATCGATCGAAGAGCAATCGGATGTGAAAATCAACGGTAAAAATACGGAGTACCAGCTTCGCGCGAAAGAACAAGTCGGAAATCACTCGAAAGCTGGATCGGTTAAATCTACTGTTTCCAATTCAGTTAAAGCGCGGCTGGAACTTAAGCTTCGTAAGCTGGAGGCTGAACAAACTATACTAGATGAGAAGAGAAAGCTTCTAGATGAACAACTGAGCGTTATGGAGGAACTGGCTGAGCTGCAGAGCGAGCGGGGAAGCAAAAGCGTGCATGAGGACTGCAATTCTCGGGTTCACGACTGGCTGAGTAAGGAGTTTTCTGAAAAAATGAACATCTCTCAAAATGAAAGCGAATCATCTAAAGCGAATGAACTCGACGAATCAGAAGAAACAAGCTCTTGCGAAGAAGATGAATCTGGAGACTCGACGGACGAATCCGACCAGGATGAAGCGGATCTAGAACTAGCACGTAGCTTTTGTCCAAAGAAACGGTCCACCCCCAAAGACGAGGGTAACAAGCGAATGAGCCGAGAGCACAATTCCGCTACTAAGTGCAAACCAACATCCTGTATCTTGACTCGAAATCAGTTAGCAGCTCGTCAGATCGTTTCCAAGGAACTTCCTATCTTTACCGGAAATCCCGAGGAGTGGCCAATGTTTCTCTCAACTTATGAGAACACTACATCAATGTGCGGTTTTCGGGACGACGAAAATATGATCCGCCTTCGAAACTGTCTGAAGGGAAATGCGCTCACATCGGTTCGAAGTTTTCTTCTTCACCCTTCTACTGTGGACAAAGCGATGGCAGCTCTTAAATTGCGGTTTGGTCAACCACACTCAATCATCAACGCCTTGAAGGAAAAAATTCTTTGTATACCGCCTTTGAAGCCAGATGCAATTGACAAACTTATCGACTTCGCGTTGGCTGTGCAAAATCTGTATGCGACCATCGGTGCATGTGGGCATAAAGAATATTTGCGGGACGTATCTTTACTGCAGGAACTTGTAGCCAAACTTCCACCTTCTATCAGATTAGACTGGGCCAGGCAGTGTAGAAATCTTCGAAAGGTGAATTTAGCCGCTTTCAGTAAATGGGTTTATACGCTTGCTGAGGATGCCTGTCTCGTCGTTGGGAATACCGACAAGCAGCAGTTTCACGACCAATATGGGCCACGCAAAGGAAAAGCCACATTAAACGTGCACTCTGAATTGGCGGGATCCAGCCTACAATATGAGAAGTCGCCGAAACAGGAAGCACCAACTGGAGCACTTGATAATGAGAACACCGCGAGTTGCGCCATCTGCCGAGGAGAATGTCAATCACTAGAAAGATGCCAAAAATTCCAGAATTTATCGTACGATGAAAAATGGGCAGCTGTACGTGAGTTCAAGGTCTGTCGAAAGTGCCTAAAAAATCACAAGGGGGGATGCAATTATCAACCATGTGGTAGGGATGGATGTATATTTAAACACCATCCGCTATTACACAAAGTTCTTAAAGCGGAATCACCAATTACATGTACACCAAACGGAGCCCAATCATGTAATACCCACCGAACCCAACCAAATTCAAATCTTTTCCGTTATGTGCCTGTTGTCCTGCACGGTAAACAAAAGAGCGTTGAATGTTACGCGTTTCTCGATGACGGATCAGAATTGACACTCATTGACCAAGAGATTGCTAATGAACTAGAGCTCGCAGGTATTCCACGTCCATTATGCCTTAAATGGACTGGTGGCACTGAGCGATACGAAGCTGAATCACAAAGTGTAGACCTGTTCATCTCCGGACAGAATGGCAAACGGTATCTCATGGACGATGTGCGCACTGTCCAAGAACTTCAGCTGCCCAGACAAACACTAGACGTTGAACGTCTTCAGAATTTACATCCTTATCTTCGAGGTATACCCGTGCAATCTTATCGTGATGTCTGCCCACGCATTCTGATTGGTGTGAAACATGCCAGTGTGTCGCTAGTACGTAAAAGCCGCGAGGGGCAACCATCTCAACCCATTGCAATTAAAACCAACGTGGGTTGGATCGTTTATGGTGGATCGTCGACGGAACAATCGGTTACCTTGACACACTTTACCAATCACGAATGCTCATGCGATGGCAATCATGACGACGCTCTTAATCGCACAATGAAGGAATACTTTAACTTAGACAGCTTAGGTGTCACGAGACCCGTAAAAGATATCCGTTCCAGAGATGATGAATACGCCCTAAACCTTTTAAATGAACTCACGCGTATCAATGGGCAACGTTTCGAAACTGGACTACTCTGGCGACAAGGTGCGATTCGACTGCCAGACAGCAAGTCGATGGCATTGCAGCGCTTTAAAAGCTTGGAAAAACGCATGGAAAGGGATGAAATACTATCCCATACCTTGAACGAGAAGATTGCGAATTATCGCGCAAAAGGATATATACGCAAATTGGAAAGTGAAGAAATCAACCGAGTGCATGAGCATGTTTGGTATTTGCCTGTGTTTCCCGTTACGAATCCAAACAAACCAGGCAAGGTGAGGATAGTTTGGGACGCGGCAGCATGCAGTTATGGTATCTCTCTGAATTCCGCACTGCTCACCGGTCCTGATCTGCTGGTTTCTTTGATATCTGTTCTCTACAAATTCCGTGAACGTCGATTTGCCATATGTGGCgatatttgtgaaatgtttCACCAAATTCGTATCCGTCGGGAGGACCAAAACTTTCAACGGTTTCTATGGCGAGACGACTGTACGCAGAAGGAGCCAAGCGTTTTTGTTATGCAGGTGATGACGTTTGGGGCGTGTTGCTCACCCTGTAGCGCACAGTTTGTCAAAAACCACAACGCGGAGCGCTTTGCTAAAGACTATCCAGAAGCTGTGAATGCAATCATCAAAAGTACATACGTCGACGACATGTTATGCAGCGTTGATACAGAGGATGAGGCCGTTCGTCTGGCGCAGGAAGTCTATTTCGTTCACAAGCAAGGGGGATTCGAAATCAGAAATTGGATGTCAAATTCCCCCCGCGTGTTGGCTGCTTTGAACGAAGATCAGTGGACAGAAAAGAGCTTAGACTTAACTTCGGACTTAGCTACGGAAAAGGTTCTGGGAATGTGGTGGTGCACTGCTTCTGATTGCTTCACATTCAAGATTAATTGGCACCGTTTCGatgaaaacattctcaatgggaGTCGTCACCCTACAAAACGAGAAGTACTACGGACACTCATGACCATCTACGATCCAATAGGACTTATTTCACAttatttgatgttcctgaaagtGCTTTTGCAAGACATATGGCGGTCATCTGTAGGATGGGACGACGCAATAGAAGAAACACATAACAACAAGTGGCGCACATGGCTCAAACTTCTTCCACAagtagaaaatttgaaaattccaaGGTGCTATTTACCAACCACGATCGCAGGCGATTTAATAGATGTCCAACTACATACTTTTGTAGATGCTAGCGAGTTGGGAATGTCTGCGGTAGTTTACCTTCGAATTGAAAGAGGGGCCAGAATAGAATGTTCATTGGTCGGCTCAAAAACACGTGTCGCTCCTATAAAATATCTCACGATTCCAGGGTTAGAACTACAAGCAGCGGTAATCGGTGCAAGGCTAGCTGATTCTATTGCCGGTAGTCTTTCCATAAAGATCTCCCGTCGATTTTTCTGGAGTGACTCTCGAAACGTACTGTCCTGGCTCCGTGCGGATCATCGAAGATACAGTCAATTCGTTGCGGCTCGTGTGAGTGAAGTTCTTGAACTGACGGAGCTCAAAGACTGGCGGTGGGTtccaacaaaacaaaatgttgctGACGAAGGAACCAAATGGCAACGGCAACCGAGTCTAACAATTGATAGTAGGTGGTTCAATGTACCAACGTTTCTTCACCTACCGGAGACAGAATGGGTCGTGACGCCGCTTGAATTGAGAGTTACAGAGGAGGAGCTTCGTGTTACTGTTCATACCCacatcaaaggcaaagatccgATCTTGTTGGCGAAGGACTTCTCGTCCTGGAGACGCTTAATTCGCGTTACAGCTTACGTGCTGCGCTTCATAAATAATGTTCATCGCAACCAGTTGACTAAAACCTCTAGCTACCTGTCTGGCGATGAGATAAAGCGCGCGGAAGAGTATCATTTCAGGCAAGCACAGAAAGATGCGTATCCAGCAGGATTGTTTATACTAAAAATAGAGAAGGAAGAACAagcaaaaattagaaaaaatcctAGGAATAGTTCAATTTACGGATTGAATGCAGTTTTGGACCACAGTGGACtaataagaatgaaaggaaGAGCTGGGGCGTGTCCCTATCTGGATGCAGAGGCTATTAGTCCAATTATTCTCCCATGGGATCATCATATAACCAAACTAGCTGTAATTGACTTCCACGAAAAATATCATCACCAGAATCAGGAAGCGGTTATCAACGAGGTCAAGCAACGGTTCTGTATTCCACGACTAAGAAGACTCTACGGCCAGATTCGATCGAGCTGTCAACGTTGCAAGATACGTGATGCAAACCCGCAACCTCCAGCGATGGCGGACCTACCTCCTTGCAGATTAGCAGCGTACGATCGGCCCTTCACACATACAGGTGTCGACTATTTCGGTCCGATGGAAGTAACAGTGGGACGAAGGGTAGAAAAAGGTGGGGTGTCCTGCTAA